In Flavobacterium hankyongi, the genomic window ATTGGAGGAATTTTCCAACTCCAGTAATGCTTTGTATTGTGGACGTGACAAATGAGTTGGTTTATTTTGAACCTGTTAAGAGTGCCATAAGAAAATCATTTATTAAATATGCCGAGCAGAAAACATTTTCGTATAAGATACAAAAAAGTAATGAATTGAAATTGGATAACTTATATCCATTTTTAGCTGCTTATTTTCAAGAAAAAAATATAATGATTGCAGAAATCAACACAACAACATTCATTTCAATGTATGGAGAATACAATAGCTTTTTTGATGAAAATTATGGGCGCGATGAATTCATGGGAATCGAAATAAGTCGAATTTTATTTTTAAAACATATATATAATAATTTAGAGTTTCTTTGCCAGTATTATGAAATAAAATGGAAACTCGAACCATTAAGTCATTATTTTAGAGAAAGTCAGAAGATATTTGGAAAAGATTATTATCTATATGAGTATCATAACGATGTGATTATCGATAAATTGAAGAAGGTTATGATTCCAATTTTATTAGCAATTCGTGAACAAATATCAGAAGTAGAAAAGGAATATTACATTTCTACAAACTTACCGTTATTTAACATCGCTATAAACATTCGAGACAATGGACAGTTTCCCTTTGAATTATAATTTTACGGCAGCTAAAAGAAGTATTAAGAAAATTGGGGTTTAAGGTTTAATGAAACGGTCTTTTCGTATATTTGGTTTCAGTCCTAATGGAAAGGTTCGGGAAAAAATCTCCAACTTCTTAAAGTTGGCAGGATGTTATAAACAAGCTTTGCAAAACGAAACAAATTGATAATTATGACCCAAAACAAAATCATCCCTTTCGGAAAATATAAAGATCAACCAGTTGAAATTTTAATTAATGATCCTGAATATAGAAATTGGTTGTTATCACAAAGTTGGTTCATTCAAAAATTCCCTGAATTAAAAGTAATTATCATAAATAACTTCAAAGAACCAACAAACACTCCTGAACATAATAAATTACAAGCACAATTTTTAGATAAGGAATATTGCTTAAAACTTTCAAAAATTGTATTTCCATATTTATATGCCAATATTGTGAAAATACCTGAAAGATGGAATTTTTCATTCGGTAAGGACTTAATTGATGTAAAGATCGAAAGAAGACAATTTGAAAATGCTGGCATTGATGTTTCCTTAAGCTTTATGTTCACTTTCAAAGAAACAATGGACTTATTAAATGACGGAACATATAAGTATTTAGGGAAAGATACTTATGAAACATTCCCTTTAAACATAGAAATAAAACCCACTGTCAGTGATGATTATCCTACAATATTAAGACAAATGAAAGCGTCAAAGTCTAATGTCTTATTTTTAGTTGAATATACAGGAATTGGAATAGACATAGAAACTTTTATCAAATACTTTGCTAACGAAAAAATCAAAGTTATTTTTAAGAGTGAACTAGATTAAGCCAGCTCATAACAGCGGTTTAGATTAATAATATTAATATGTTCTATTTTTATTGATTGTTTTTATGGCTTTACTTTTTAAGTACACAATAAACACTTTTTAATTTAGTTCAATTCTTTTTTTTCTACTAGTCGATAAATCATTTAGAAAATATTTTGAGGATTGCAATTATCTAATATTTTTCTACAAAATCATTGCAATGATATTGCAACCAAACTGCAACCATTAGTTTAAATTTGGTTGCTTTAATTTGAACACTAAAACTTTATGCTGAATATAATAACCATTTAAAAGCTATTTTAATAAAAAAATTGAGTTTTTAAATGATTGCAATTTTAGTTGCAACTAAAGTTAGATACGTTAATTTAGTATAGAGTTTATCTTATTCTTCTATTGAAAACTTGACAATGAACAATGTGAAAAGGATTATCTTTTCAACGCAAAATGTCCTTTTATATCTCTACCATCTTCCAACTTTATAGAGTACCAATAATCAGAAGAAGGTAATGGCTGTCCTAGATAAGTGCCATCCCACCCTTGGGAAGTTGGATTCAATTGCTTGATTAGTTTTCCAAAACGATCAAAAATATGGATTTCTGTTTTAGTATTTATTTTACTGCTTATTCCTTGAATGTTCCAATAATCATGATAACCGTCTCCATTAGGTGTAAAATATTTTGGAATTCCTAAAACACTTACTTCTTCTTTTGAAATCCCACAACCATTTAAGTCTTTTACATAAACAGTATAAACACCCGCAGGTAAATTGTAAAATATGTTTGATTCTTGAAAGTTAATAGCATCTAAACTATACACATAGTTCCCATCACCTGTTACATTTACAATTATTGAATTCGACTCGGACAAATCACTAACTTGAATGTTTGAAATAGTAGCAAGGTCAGAAGCAACTACATTAATAGTTCTTGTTCGAGTACAGCCAAAAGCGTTTTTAACCTCTACTGCGTAAGTCCCTTCTTGATTAACATTTAGTGTATAGTTTGTCTCATTAGAAAGTATAATCCCATCTTTCTTCCAGATGTAAGTATAATCATTTATTGAAGTCCCATCTTCAATTCCCGCATTGAGAATTTTAGTGATCGTCAATTCGTTACATACGATTTCATTTCCGTTTAAATTGATTTTTGGAACAGGATGAACTACAAAAGGAATATTGTAGATTGATTTACAGTTTACATTATTAGGATTAACTATCTCAACACGTACATTTTGTGTAGCTGTAATAAATGGATTAGGGAGTGGACTAGCTAATGGATTATTATTTTGATCATAATAATTGACTATCATACCAGTTTGATTGCCTAAAATCGAATTTTGGAATGTTGATGTATCAAAAGCAAATAATCCGTCTTGATTCATTGGATTTAATTCATCATCACAAACTGTAGATAAAGTTGTACTTATTGGGAAAGCTTCAGGTAAATCATCTACAATAAATTTTATTGTTGTTTCATAGTTACAAGCTGTTGGCGTGTTATTAGTCACAATTGCTTTAATAATTTGTGAAGCTGTTACAAATGGATTTGACAATGGACTTGGTAAAATATTATTATTTTGATCATAATAAGCAACAGACACATTGGTTAATCCGTTTAATAAACTTGACTGTAAATTTGTTGTATTAAATGGATATAGTCCATCTTGATTATCATCACAAAATCTGTACTCTTGTGGCTGTACAATAGGAATTCGTTCAACATTTAATGTTATGTGTTGCCCCAATCCTAGACAATCATTATTTACAGCACTATCTACTCTAATGTAAATATTTTGAGAATTAGGATAACCCGTGTTTCTATAATTCGAAATGTCAATTATAGCATTTTGTTCCCCAAGTGCGTCTTGTAAATTGCGATAATAAGATATAATTAACTGCTGTCCTATAGGGAATAAACTTTGAATTTGTGGAGTGACACTACTGAAATCAAAACTACTTACACCATCTGTGTTTGTGCCTAAAATAGCATCATCACAAACTGTAAAATTTCTAGTAAAATTTGCAGGAATCTGTGTAGTTGATACACTTAAATTAAGTTGTGCTATCCTAAAACAACCATTTGTATTAGTTACTCTAACATATACTACATCATTACTTACTACTTGGTTGATATAAGTAGTAAAATTTGTTATGGGATTAACATTGTTTTGAGCATCTGAGACAGTTTCAAAATAGCTGAATGTTTCAGATGCAAAATTAGCAGATATTTTACTATTGGCTTCAGTTAGATTAAAACTACTAAAACCATCAATATTGTCGTCGCATTGTTTTAGGGAAACAATATTTGTAATGATTGGTAATGGAAAAACTTCAATTGTAAACGAAGTTGTGGCAAAACAATTAGCATTATCTACATTGCTGACTTTTACATAAATTGTTTCCGTACTATTGGTATTTACATAATTGGCAGGAGTTGCAATAATATTTGACAAACCTGCATCAATAAAATATGTAATAGTAAATTGACTTGGTGACTGCCCGTTTAGGATTTCAGTTGCTTTTTGGGACAAATCAAAACGAATTTTCCCATCAGTATCTGTACCAAAAGTCGTATTGTCACAAGAAGTCAAACTAGATATATTTGTCGTGGAACTTGGTGTGTCGAAAACATCTATATTAAATGCTGTAGTTGCTTTGCAAGCGTTATTTTGAATGTTATAGACTTCTGCTATTATCGATTGTTGTTGATAAGCAATTACATTTTGATAATTAGTAGGTGTTACAATAAATATATTATTACTGTAATCTGTAGCATTGGCAAAGTATTTTACTTTGAACTGGTTAGGATTTTGACCATTTAGAATTGCCAAATCTAATGTGGTCAAATCAAAAGTATAAAACCCATTATTATTATTGTCACATTCTAAAATGTCCAAAGGCTGAGTTGCTGTTGGCACTGAAGATATAATAATATCTCTTGTTTTAGTCCCTGTTATGCCATTATTATTAGTTGCTGTCACCGAAACTGTGTATGTCCCTGGATTAGTGTAAGTGTGATTCCCAACTATACTATTTTGTATTGGACTACCATCACCAAAATTCCATAATGCATTAACAATATTTTGATTAGTATTTAATGAAAATTGTGCTACTTCTCCAGCACATGCATTTTCAGCCTCAATTTCTGGAATAAAGAAAAAAGATTGATTGAATGCAGGAAGTCCTAAAATAGATACTTTCCCTGCCAGATCAACATTGTTTAATAAAACATTACAACCAATTCCAATAATATCAGGGTTATTTATTGAGCTTAATTTATTAGACCCAAATTGAGCAATATATATTTTTTTATCAGGCCCAAGTTGTAAAGCTCCTGGAAAATCAGAAAAAGTATGAACTAGAACTTGTGAAGCAGGAATATTACTGGCATTTAAGTCAAACTGATATAGTTTTCTACTAATATTTGTTGTTAAATATAATAATTCACTATTTGGCGAAAATTCAGCACCATATAATTGTCCTGTATCATTATTAATTAGTGTAATGGGGTTTGAAATTACTCCAGTAGTATTATCAAAATCAAACAATTGTGCTAAATATAAGAACTGATGGCAAACAGCCAATTTTTTACCATTGGGAGATATTTTCATATATCCCATTGAATTTGTATTATAAGTATTATTTACCACAACACCTACATTACTTGAGATTGTTGTTGGGCTTAATCCTGAAGAATTTAATAGATGAGAATAAAAGGCATTATTGCCAAAGCCATGTGTAACAACCCAAAAATCAGTATTATTCGAATGTTTTACGATTGAAATTTTTTCACAAGTAGGTGCATAAACTAAAACATTTTTATCCGTAGTAACACCTCCTAGCCCTCCATCTAAATTCAAATCAATTATGGAATACCTAAAACCATTTGGCCCAGCCACAACATCGATTGTGAAAACATAAAATAAATTAGAAGATCCTGGTTTTGGCACAATAGTAGCCGATTGTGTAGTTGAAGAGTGTCCCATCAAGCCAGCACCATTTAACATCACTTGATGATTACGATTGTAAACTGTAATACCATCAGTGTAAAATAACAGTTGTCCATTGCTGTCAGATAATGTTGCACAACCTTCCTCAGTATTAAGTTGACCATTTGTAAGGGCAACTGGAACACCACTATTAAAATCTAACCCTGCCTTGTTGCCAAAATACCAAATATTTGCTTCTCCTTGTGCATGAGACAATATTGATGAGAATAAAGCTAATATCAAAAGTATAAAACTAAATTTTTTATTTATCAATTTGCCCATTCAATATTTAATTTAATCTCTAGATTAATCTCTGGATATGAATAGGTAATACTATTTGGTTTTGTAGTTGTATAATTTGAAAAACTCAAAATACGATAATCTGGAGGACCATTTAATAAATCAGCGCCTGCGATATTATCATCTATATCTGCTAAAGTAAACAATAAAGATTTTGATGGATTTATGAATAAATTTTGACCCGATACGTCCCAAGTCATTGTTCCTTGATTTTCTATAATTGGAGACAAAAACCATCGCCTATATGAATATGTGCTATTTAAGAAATCTCCTAATTTAGATTTGGCAAAACCAAATTGTAAATCAGCCAAATGATTTGGATTAGTGTTTGGATATTCAGGGTCATAACTAGAATTCACATTGTAAAAAGAAATCACCTGCAATCCATTAATTTTGATTGCATTACCTCTTTGAATATTTATATTCAAATGCTTTTCAGCCACACTACCATTAGCATTTTTACATCTTATATAGATTGTTTTTTGTCCTAGCTGATCAAAATTAAAGCGTAAATTAAAATTATTATCTAAATTTTGAACAGTATAACCTCCTGTAGTAAAATTATCTAACGAAACCCAAACAGCTTGTGTGGTTTCATTTGTTGTGACATTAACAGTAAACTCTTCATCTATTGAAGGGTTTGTTGTTGAACTATTCAAACTAATTTCAAAACCACTTCCTCCATCCCCTGCTTCTTGATCTTCACTCGAACATGAATAACAACAGTAGATAATAGAAAAAATAACACATTTAAGAATTTTCATGTTTAAAATTTTATTTTAATGTTATCTATCTAAATCTTATCCCAATACTTTAAAATAATTCTTAACTCCTTTGCAGATTTTAATAATTTTTTTTCCAATTCAGTATTTGTAAATATTATATTAAATTTTTCATTATTTTCTTGAATTTCCTCCTTACTGATAAGAGGAAGTACCCTCTTATTTAATTCATTTAAATGTAAAGTTTGTGATTTATCATCATAGTTTGGAAGTTCTCCATTTTTTAACCTAAAAACTATCACTTGTAGATAATCTTCTATATTTTCATATGAAATAGATACAGTCCTTTTATAATCAGTATATTCAACATCATAAAAAACATTTCCATTCTCTGTTACTTTTAATAATTCAAATCCAAATTCTTTAAGTAAAAAAGAGAAAAATAATTCTACTAATTCTATATATTTTTTACCGTTAATCATTGTTATCATGGTGTTATTATTTGAAATGCATTAGGATGAAGTTTTAAATAATTTTTAATCATATTTTGTTCCATCTGATAGAAAATACTTGGTGCTCCTCTATTAGGGTCTAAACCGATATTTATAATTGGTCTTCCGCTTCTCATTTGCTGCAATAACCATTGACGATTGTAAGTCATCATCTGGCTTGTAATTTGATCTGCTGTACCTGTGAATTTAGGCATATTATTCAGGATAACAGAACTTGGGTGCTTAGCGGCTTCCATACCAACTCGTTTCATTCCTTCTCCCACAATCGTAGGCACTTCCTTAATAGCAAGTTTTGTTCCATTCCCACTTATGACACCTGCACCGCCTCCGCCACCTGCAAACATTAGAGGTAAGGTTCCAAAAGAAAGCACTCCTTCGTCTGTACTTGTAGATGTTCCATTTAGATTTCTCATACTACCATCCCCTACACTTCTCCCCATCATATATTGAACAGGAATATTAATTGTGTTTGCCATGCCATATACAGTCCTTTGTAGCAAATTACCTTCAGAAAGTGCTGTCATATTTATACCTAAAAAGGTATGTTGCGTAGGCATTTGAATCACCGCTTGTGATGGCTGAAACCCCTCATTTTGCCAACCTCCGGTTAATTGATGATTAGAAAAGCTAGGAGTAGATGGCAGGTACACTTTCTCTGACTTTTTATTACTTCCAAAAATAGATTTCCATTGTTTAGTAAACCAGTTTCCTATGCTTCTTAAATTATTGTCAACCCATCCACCTTTTGCAAAACCAGCCTGTTTAAAACCTATATTTCTATTTGCCCAGTTCTTTATACCCAATTCATCCCAATTTTGTGCAAGATTTGCAATAGCATTACCTAATGCGCTTTGCTGGGTTTCATTCATCCCCCCTGTTTCAGGATTTCCGTTGTATTCTTCACCAGAAGGATCTACATATTTTAATGGATTATTCAATACATACCCATAACGATTATAATTTTGGGTATTAAAAGGGTTTTGAATAAAATTATCTGGTTGTAAAAATCTATGCAATTTAGGGTCATATATACGACCGTTCATATGAACTAAACCAACACTTTGTAGGTGTTCATGACCTGTATAACCTCTATCAAGTATGGTTAGAAACTCAAGTTCATTATTATTTTTGTCTTTAATAGAAGCGATTTCTCCCCATGCATCAAAAGAACGTTTTTCTACTACTTCGGCTAAATCGTTTGTAATTGCAACAATTGTACCTAGATAGTCTCTGTGAAGATAGAAATAATTTTGAGCAGTTCCATCACTTTTTAATATAACTGGAGCGGTATAGGCATCTCCTCCTAAATAGGTTACAAATTCACTCTTGTTGTTTGCAACATCAAAATTGATTTCCATTGTCCCGTCGAAAGAATAATATTTACGCTTAGGACGAGTGGTTTTATCATCGTTAAGATTTCCATAATACATGGCACATCTGCTATCAAACGGATTGTATAAATAATTTATTTTATCAACTCCTTGTTCTGTTATCTTTACAGGACTTTTAAAAACATTATAATCAACCTCTTGTAAGGGGTTTTTCTTGTAATATTGTGTAGCTTCAAAAGTTGTGGCAACAGATGTGTTTCTGTAAAACTTAGGAATAGCAGAGGCAATGTCTGTATAATTATAATTTCCTAAATCATTTCCAGTGATTCTTCCTTTATTATCATAGCTCTGTTTGTTTTTACCACCTGTTTTAATTAACATAAAATTGTCAATGTAAAATGTTCTAGGAGCACTTAATCCGGCAGTGTTCTCACTTTTATCAATTTTAATATAAACATTTACATTGTCTGTTTGAATTGTATGTTCAACTTCAAATACACCTTCAGTTATTAACCCTAAATTGTATTCAACAATAGCGTTTGTAACAGTATTTTCTTCGACAACAACTATTCTTGTTTTATATGAAGCTACAGCAGTTTCACCATCATCAAAATTTAATTTTACTTTATACTTATCACCAAAAACCGCTTTTTCCAGTACCTTTTTTTGAACTCCAGATTGAGGACTATTTGCTTTAACTTTTAACTTATCTGTATGTAGTTCAATAACAGCAGCATTGGTTACTACAAATCCTTCATTGGTATTTGAGAATTTTAAATTGTAAATCGTTTTTGAAGCTCCAGACCATTCTATAAGGCGATCAAGATTGTCGTAAGTAAAAGTCTCATTTGTATTAAACAAACTGTTAGTTCTACTGTTTAAATTTGACGTTACAGGATTAAAACTGTTTACTAATGTCATAATATTAGCTGTTGTCCCCGTTAAACTGTTAGTGTAATTATGACTTGTTTTTTCTAAAAAACCATATTGATCGTAAGTATTGGTTTGTAATATACCATTACCAAATTTACCACTTGTTAATTGTCCTCTTGCATCTACTGTATTAGTTTCCCAAAGAATTTTACCATTAGTATTACCACTTGAATCATCAACAATTTGCCAATGGAAACCAAGTTTATAGGTGTTTTTTATCCATTTTTCAGAAGATTTATTATCATTAAGATTTGTTGCTTTATAAAATTCTCTTAATGGTCTTCCAAACTCATCATATTCAATTTGTTTTTCAAAAATAGCTTTATTAGCATTTGTTTCAACTATTTTTGAAATTCTAGCATTGTTATCATAATTTATTAGATAGTCTATATGATGTCCTATTTCTGAGTAATCATCATATGCTACACTTTCTAAAAATTTTGTTGTAGTATTATAACCATAAATTGATTTTGAATTCGTTAAATCACCATTACTTCCTATAATGGTTTTTTCAATTAATTTCCCTGAATTATTCAATTTATATTCTGTTATTCCTTTAGGAGCAATTTCCTTAGTTAATTCACCATATTCATTATACTCATAAATATATTCTCCAGCAGAAGCGTCTTTTAATTTACTTTTTCTTCCCCAGCCATCATATTCTAATTCTGTAATACTTCCTTCAAAATCTGATTTTTTTAGATTTCCATCAGCATAATAAGTATAATTTATAGTTCCTCCATTATCTGTTACAGAGATTGGTTGTCCTAAAGAGTTTTTGGTAGTTATAATGTTTTTTATTCCATCATTGCTTGTTGTTGTTAGTCCTGTATAATTTAACGTGGTTATTTTTCCACTTGCATGGTTAATCAATTTTGGTCTTCCATATTCGTCATATGTTGTTGTTGTAAATTGAGAAGCATTATAACTACTACCATCGTATGGTTCACTTACTGAAATTGGTCTTCCATATATATCATACTGAGTGAAAACAGTTGAATATTTTCCGTCTATATTTTTATTTGAAGATTTAATTACTCTGCCAAGACTATTATATACCAATGATGTGAAACTTCCATCATCAGAAGTACTGTTTACATATACTTCGTTTCCTGTACTTGAATTAGTGTAGGTTAAATATGTTTTTTTTCCTAAATAATCAGTAACTGTTTTTTTCTTTCCCCATGTATCATAATCATAAGTGGTAGTTAAGCCATAAGGGTCAGTTTCTGATGTAAGCGTTCCTTTTGTAAAATCATAGTTGTATAAAGTTTGTAATCCTTCATTAGTTATGCTTTTAGTTAAGTATCTTCCAGTAGGATCATATTCGAATATTGCTACACGACTTGCTGTGCCGTTAGCTGAAATTGTTTTCTTAATAAGATTTCCAAAAGGGTTGTATTCTAGATCTTCTGTGACTTCATTTGTTAGATGTCCTTTCTTTTTAATTTGTGTTAAATTGTTGCCAGTATAGCTGTATGTTTCTTCTGAAGTTTTTGTATCGACTGGAACAGCACTATTATAATTTGTAACAGAAGAAGTTTTTTTGTTCAATCTGTCTACAATATATGGCGCAGATGTTGCAGAATAATAATCTAAAGTTGTAGTCTCACTTTCTTCAATTGTACTTCCTAACTTTGTATTGGTAGTAATAGTTTTAGGGTTATTGTTTGAATCGTACCCAGTAACTATTTCTTTTGAAGTATTCTCAACACCGTTTTGTTCTACAGTTGAAATGTTATTTAGTTTAAAAACTTTATTAGGAAAAAGTTGATAATCATAACCCATTGTAGTTTTAGAAATAAAACTAGAAGTCGAAAAATTAGTCACATTACCATAAACTTCACCAAAAACAGTATAACTTTCATAAGGCGCTCCTTTTTTATTGATATCAAATTTTGTTAGATTGGTAATAATTGGAAAATTGTTATCATACCAGTTGGTTTTTGCTATTGCTCTAAATCCAAGAAATCCTTTTCCGTCTACACTGCTTACAGCTCCATAGTATCTATACATTTGTTTTTTGTAGTCCGTGTGAGAGAAAACTTCTAATAAATTTACTACTTGAAAATTAGTTGCAGAAGTGATATCAAAATTAGGGTAATCTTCTGTGTAAGTAGATGGATAATAATCAAAGGCTCCATAACTATCAGGGTCAATATTTTTTAAGCATGTATAATTGATTGCATTTACAACACCATTTCCTAAAGTAATAGATCTAAGCAATCTATCTTTATTGAAATCCTTTTGTGATTCAAAATGAATAATCCTATTGTTGGTTATAAAATTAAGCTCAGATTTTAATGTACTTTTATTGTTATTCAAAAAGATAGGAAGCGCATTAGCTTTAATTGTTGGTTGTGTTCCTGATGAAGCAGACATTTCTTCAACAAAGTTGCTACCTATATTTTTGTAATTTTTAATTAGAATAGAACCTTGTTGTAAATTGATCAATCTTACATCTTCATATATATTCTGAGCAAAAATTAAATCAGTTTTTCCATCTTGGTTAAAATCGTTTGGGATTAGATAATACGTATATGTTCTTGATCCACTTTGATAATTGGCTTGATATGGCACATCGTAAGTGGCATCTTCAATAATGAACTTTGAGCCAGTAGAAGAAAATTTAGTATAATTATTTCCAGTTCCTTTTGGTATAATAAAATCTGTTTTTCCGTCACCATTATAGTCTCCTAATAATATTTGGGTACTTATGTTTACTCTGCTATCGTTTGTTACAACAGGGCTCATTAGTACATTATTTGCATCGAAGGAGTAAACCTTAACACTTCCGTTTTCAAAAATGATTATATCAGATTTTCCATCTCCATTGACATCATCAATAATTATTTTAGAACTACCAGTTATAGATAAGTTACCAATTACACTGACATTGTTTGATATAAGTCTTCTATCTAGATTTACAACATATGCTCTACCCCCAGGAAAAGTTTGTGTATATGTTGAACATCCTTGAGTTACGGTAAAATCAAAAGGTTTTTCAACAATTAATACTTCTGTTAAACCATCTCCATTAAAATCACCACCCAAATATTCTTTAGGAATTTCTCTAATTATTTCAGCCCATTGAGGTTGATTTGGGTCAGGTATTGGTTTAACTATGCTTTCATTTTGAGAATCAGAAGATATTGATTGCTTTCCCAAAGGAGTACTCGTACATGGTTCAACCCAATATCCATACTCAAACTTAGGAAATTGATAATTAATTTCATATTGGTAGTATATTGGATTTACAGTACCAGAAGAATAATTTTTGAATGTAGTAATATTTGATGTTGTGTTATACTGAATAGCACACCAACCTTGCATTGGCATTAGTTTGTTGTTCTGACTTAACCAAGAAGTTGGTATTAATTCTCTAAAATACCCAATATTATGTTCATAAGCTATATTGGTAGTATTACCTTTTATATTAGAAAAATACCAATACTTTTTCTTTGCATCTACACCAGTAGTAGGATATAAAATAATATCTTGGCTCCCATCTCCATCAAAATCACCTGAAATAGTTCCAGAATTATTGTAATTAATGTTACTAACCGTTAAAGTTGTGCCAATATCTTTATATGATATAGTAGAAGGAGTATTATCATAAGTAAAAACAGTTGGGTTTAAGTTTTTAGTTTTATCTCCATTCTTTTCAGTGATTTTTACCAGCCTTTCATACCCTAAAGAAGTTGTGTCATATTCAAGTAAATAATTTTTAAAAGGAACATTGTTGTTAGTAATTTTAATTTCATCAATAAG contains:
- a CDS encoding DUF4365 domain-containing protein, whose protein sequence is MELPQRIDNHVTETASYKIFSRNIPNSWIIRDVTERDYGIDCYIEIVNKKNQVTGELISIQLKGINDLTWTKKETYNFSDVKISTTNYWRNFPTPVMLCIVDVTNELVYFEPVKSAIRKSFIKYAEQKTFSYKIQKSNELKLDNLYPFLAAYFQEKNIMIAEINTTTFISMYGEYNSFFDENYGRDEFMGIEISRILFLKHIYNNLEFLCQYYEIKWKLEPLSHYFRESQKIFGKDYYLYEYHNDVIIDKLKKVMIPILLAIREQISEVEKEYYISTNLPLFNIAINIRDNGQFPFEL
- a CDS encoding T9SS type B sorting domain-containing protein, with the translated sequence MGKLINKKFSFILLILALFSSILSHAQGEANIWYFGNKAGLDFNSGVPVALTNGQLNTEEGCATLSDSNGQLLFYTDGITVYNRNHQVMLNGAGLMGHSSTTQSATIVPKPGSSNLFYVFTIDVVAGPNGFRYSIIDLNLDGGLGGVTTDKNVLVYAPTCEKISIVKHSNNTDFWVVTHGFGNNAFYSHLLNSSGLSPTTISSNVGVVVNNTYNTNSMGYMKISPNGKKLAVCHQFLYLAQLFDFDNTTGVISNPITLINNDTGQLYGAEFSPNSELLYLTTNISRKLYQFDLNASNIPASQVLVHTFSDFPGALQLGPDKKIYIAQFGSNKLSSINNPDIIGIGCNVLLNNVDLAGKVSILGLPAFNQSFFFIPEIEAENACAGEVAQFSLNTNQNIVNALWNFGDGSPIQNSIVGNHTYTNPGTYTVSVTATNNNGITGTKTRDIIISSVPTATQPLDILECDNNNNGFYTFDLTTLDLAILNGQNPNQFKVKYFANATDYSNNIFIVTPTNYQNVIAYQQQSIIAEVYNIQNNACKATTAFNIDVFDTPSSTTNISSLTSCDNTTFGTDTDGKIRFDLSQKATEILNGQSPSQFTITYFIDAGLSNIIATPANYVNTNSTETIYVKVSNVDNANCFATTSFTIEVFPLPIITNIVSLKQCDDNIDGFSSFNLTEANSKISANFASETFSYFETVSDAQNNVNPITNFTTYINQVVSNDVVYVRVTNTNGCFRIAQLNLSVSTTQIPANFTRNFTVCDDAILGTNTDGVSSFDFSSVTPQIQSLFPIGQQLIISYYRNLQDALGEQNAIIDISNYRNTGYPNSQNIYIRVDSAVNNDCLGLGQHITLNVERIPIVQPQEYRFCDDNQDGLYPFNTTNLQSSLLNGLTNVSVAYYDQNNNILPSPLSNPFVTASQIIKAIVTNNTPTACNYETTIKFIVDDLPEAFPISTTLSTVCDDELNPMNQDGLFAFDTSTFQNSILGNQTGMIVNYYDQNNNPLASPLPNPFITATQNVRVEIVNPNNVNCKSIYNIPFVVHPVPKINLNGNEIVCNELTITKILNAGIEDGTSINDYTYIWKKDGIILSNETNYTLNVNQEGTYAVEVKNAFGCTRTRTINVVASDLATISNIQVSDLSESNSIIVNVTGDGNYVYSLDAINFQESNIFYNLPAGVYTVYVKDLNGCGISKEEVSVLGIPKYFTPNGDGYHDYWNIQGISSKINTKTEIHIFDRFGKLIKQLNPTSQGWDGTYLGQPLPSSDYWYSIKLEDGRDIKGHFALKR